The proteins below are encoded in one region of Paenibacillus sp. YYML68:
- a CDS encoding aldolase catalytic domain-containing protein, whose product MVRDDQHKILDCTIRDGGLVNNWDFSVQFVQDMYNGLSEAGVEYMEIGYKNSANLLKGAEAGPWRFLNEDFLKEVITRKTDTKLSALVDIGRVDEKDILPRDQSLLDLIRVATYVKDVDKALDLVQKFHDYGYETTINIMALSHVMENDLNEAFEEIAKSPVDVVYVVDSYGSMDYKDIDYLVSKFQRMLPTKKLGLHMHNNMQLAFSNTIMGAAKGVEFLDTSVYGMGRAAGNCPTELLVSHLKNPRYDVRPVINIIEKHMIEMREKWEWGYIIPYMIAGVLNEHPRSAMALRSSEGKDKFIEFYDKLTSPEVMPAGSPE is encoded by the coding sequence ATGGTAAGAGATGATCAGCACAAAATTTTGGATTGTACGATTCGCGACGGCGGTCTGGTGAACAACTGGGACTTCAGCGTGCAGTTTGTTCAAGACATGTACAACGGACTGAGCGAAGCGGGCGTTGAATATATGGAGATCGGCTACAAGAACTCCGCTAACCTGCTGAAGGGCGCCGAAGCCGGCCCTTGGCGCTTCCTGAACGAGGATTTCCTGAAGGAAGTCATTACGCGCAAGACGGATACGAAGCTATCCGCACTTGTTGACATCGGCCGCGTCGATGAGAAGGATATTCTTCCGCGTGACCAAAGCTTGCTCGATCTGATCCGTGTTGCTACTTACGTCAAGGATGTAGACAAGGCGCTCGATCTCGTGCAGAAGTTCCACGACTACGGCTACGAGACGACGATCAACATCATGGCGCTGTCGCACGTCATGGAGAATGATCTGAACGAGGCGTTCGAGGAGATCGCGAAGAGCCCAGTTGACGTCGTGTACGTCGTAGACTCCTACGGCAGCATGGACTACAAGGACATTGATTACCTCGTATCGAAGTTCCAGCGTATGCTGCCAACGAAGAAGCTCGGCCTTCATATGCACAACAACATGCAGCTGGCATTCTCGAATACGATCATGGGTGCAGCGAAGGGCGTCGAGTTCCTCGATACGTCCGTATACGGAATGGGACGCGCGGCAGGTAACTGCCCAACTGAGCTGCTTGTCTCCCATCTGAAGAACCCGAGATACGATGTGCGTCCAGTCATCAACATCATCGAGAAGCATATGATCGAGATGCGCGAGAAGTGGGAGTGGGGCTACATTATCCCTTACATGATCGCAGGCGTACTGAACGAGCATCCACGCTCGGCTATGGCGCTTCGCTCGTCTGAGGGCAAAGACAAGTTCATCGAGTTCTACGATAAGCTGACATCCCCAGAGGTTATGCCTGCGGGCTCGCCTGAATAA
- a CDS encoding arsenate reductase ArsC, whose product MSKKIRMYFLCIHNRCRSQIAEAYAQHYGGEHIIAESAGLEPGDIHPFTIEVMKEVGIDISQREAKGLNMKTFTHSNLIVKLCEQVKEKCPIVPFGIQSVQWDIPDPVPSDIEAFRNTRDEIENKVVKLLQELNIPVEQAR is encoded by the coding sequence ATGAGCAAGAAGATTCGCATGTATTTCCTATGCATACACAATCGGTGCAGAAGTCAGATTGCTGAAGCTTATGCACAGCATTACGGCGGCGAACATATCATCGCTGAGAGCGCTGGTCTTGAACCAGGTGACATTCATCCGTTCACGATCGAGGTGATGAAGGAAGTGGGTATCGACATCTCACAGCGTGAGGCTAAAGGACTGAATATGAAGACCTTTACCCACTCCAACCTCATCGTTAAGCTGTGCGAGCAAGTGAAAGAAAAATGCCCGATTGTTCCATTCGGCATTCAGAGTGTACAGTGGGACATCCCGGATCCGGTTCCAAGTGATATTGAAGCTTTCCGCAACACGCGTGACGAGATTGAGAATAAGGTCGTGAAGCTTCTGCAAGAGCTCAACATTCCAGTCGAACAAGCTAGATAA
- a CDS encoding ArsI/CadI family heavy metal resistance metalloenzyme: protein MIKRMHVAVNCSDLDKSVAFYQAFFGAEPTKVKDNYAKFELDEPALHFSLNVRPFEKNGVLNHLGFQVNNTEDVLAMGERLRQSGLLLIDEMNTTCCYAVQDKVWVYDPDGNAWEIFYTRADSEFESAGEARDMSLCCAPPSAPVKIEFGSLIKGSK from the coding sequence ATGATTAAACGAATGCATGTGGCGGTCAATTGCAGCGATCTCGATAAATCAGTTGCTTTCTATCAAGCGTTCTTCGGCGCGGAGCCGACCAAGGTGAAGGACAACTACGCGAAGTTCGAGCTGGATGAGCCCGCTCTTCACTTCTCGTTAAACGTTCGTCCGTTCGAGAAGAATGGCGTGCTCAATCACCTCGGCTTTCAGGTCAACAACACAGAGGACGTGCTCGCGATGGGCGAGCGGCTACGTCAGTCTGGGCTGCTCTTAATCGATGAGATGAACACAACGTGCTGCTATGCGGTACAGGATAAAGTATGGGTATACGATCCGGACGGGAATGCGTGGGAAATCTTCTATACACGCGCGGACAGCGAATTCGAATCCGCAGGTGAGGCTCGCGATATGTCCTTGTGCTGCGCGCCCCCGTCTGCTCCGGTTAAGATTGAATTCGGTTCGCTCATCAAAGGCAGCAAGTAG
- a CDS encoding NAD-dependent malic enzyme — MAQTSIILRLELDHDKVSFGDVAAAISKVGGDITSIDVIRPGKDSSVRDITVDVAEAAESVVVEALKSHEGITVVNVSDRTFLVHLGGKINMQPNLPIKNRDDLSRVYTPGVARVCTAIHENPRKAYSLTIKRNTVAVVTDGTAVLGLGDIGPHAAAPVMEGKAMLFKQLAGVDAFPICLDTKDTEEIIRTIKAISPIFGGINLEDISSPRCFEIETRLADELDVPVFHDDQHGTAVVVIAGLLNALKVVGKRIDNVRIVVNGVGAAGVSICKMLLAAGVTRLVPVDRDGAIVRGGTYEHSMWQWLAEQPQVEAQEGTLKDVIADADVFIGVSRGGLLKGEDVQKMKPNSIVFAMANPVPEIAPEEALPHVRVFATGRSDYPNQINNVLVFPGIFRGALDCRARRINEPMKLAAARAIASVVTESELNEHYIIPSIFNDKVVTKVRHAIIEAAILTGVSRRIPPDFR; from the coding sequence ATGGCACAAACGAGCATTATTTTGCGTCTCGAGCTGGATCACGACAAGGTTAGCTTCGGCGATGTAGCCGCGGCGATTAGCAAGGTTGGTGGCGATATTACGTCTATTGACGTCATTCGGCCAGGGAAGGATTCATCAGTGCGTGATATTACGGTAGATGTAGCGGAAGCGGCAGAGTCGGTCGTCGTTGAAGCTCTGAAATCGCATGAGGGCATTACGGTTGTTAACGTATCTGATCGTACGTTCCTTGTCCATCTGGGCGGTAAGATCAATATGCAGCCGAATTTGCCGATTAAGAACCGTGACGATCTGTCGCGTGTCTATACGCCGGGAGTCGCAAGAGTATGCACCGCCATTCACGAGAATCCGCGCAAGGCGTACTCGCTCACGATTAAGCGCAATACGGTGGCGGTCGTGACGGACGGTACAGCTGTGCTCGGTCTTGGCGACATCGGCCCGCATGCAGCAGCGCCGGTCATGGAAGGAAAGGCGATGCTATTCAAGCAGCTTGCAGGCGTCGATGCGTTCCCGATCTGTCTCGATACGAAGGATACGGAAGAAATTATTCGTACGATCAAGGCGATCAGCCCGATCTTCGGCGGTATTAACCTCGAGGACATCAGCTCGCCGCGCTGCTTCGAGATCGAGACGAGACTGGCCGATGAGCTCGATGTACCGGTGTTCCACGATGATCAGCATGGTACGGCGGTCGTCGTCATTGCAGGCCTGCTCAATGCACTCAAGGTGGTCGGCAAGCGAATTGACAATGTGCGTATCGTCGTGAACGGCGTCGGAGCTGCGGGTGTGTCGATATGTAAAATGCTTCTGGCCGCCGGCGTCACTCGCCTGGTGCCGGTCGATCGCGACGGCGCAATCGTGCGCGGAGGCACGTATGAGCATTCGATGTGGCAATGGCTCGCGGAGCAGCCGCAGGTCGAAGCGCAGGAAGGTACGCTGAAGGATGTCATTGCTGATGCCGATGTATTCATCGGTGTGTCGCGCGGTGGATTGTTGAAGGGTGAGGATGTTCAGAAGATGAAGCCGAACAGCATCGTCTTCGCCATGGCGAACCCTGTGCCGGAGATCGCGCCTGAGGAGGCGCTGCCGCACGTCCGTGTGTTCGCAACCGGGCGCAGTGATTACCCGAACCAGATTAACAACGTGCTCGTGTTCCCAGGCATCTTCCGCGGCGCACTCGACTGCCGAGCCAGACGCATTAATGAGCCGATGAAGCTCGCGGCAGCAAGAGCGATCGCGTCTGTCGTAACGGAATCGGAGCTCAATGAGCACTATATCATTCCGAGTATATTCAATGATAAGGTCGTCACCAAGGTACGCCACGCTATTATTGAGGCGGCGATTCTAACAGGAGTATCCCGTCGCATCCCGCCAGATTTCCGTTAA
- a CDS encoding redoxin domain-containing protein, producing MDTWSFGPFVVPQQWLMSLIAVAVALCTLHFRMRGRPERSELSSVTMNAILIWLLVWKLSVILFAWSSVVERPADVLYFNGGERGLWLAIVTAVVYIVITLERRRISRPYYTDSMLVSGLGGYAVYVMITFFVADGGRLESLMLACFGVAAVLLWLRSKRPDTVQVVMQRLLVVLIGGAVVITLMNGVLARYGEGAGGQNGTAEADTGLAVGQLAPDFELTLLTGEKVKLSDYRGKVVFVNFWATWCPPCRTEMPYMEQFFTNNVEKDVVIVGVNATHTEASLPVVQAWIEEWGVTFPIPLDSTGEVGKQYRVQAYPATFVLDEEGRIREKHQGPMNELMLKEAYTKAKMNNIKNK from the coding sequence ATGGATACGTGGTCCTTCGGACCTTTCGTCGTGCCGCAACAATGGCTCATGAGCCTGATTGCGGTAGCTGTGGCCTTATGTACACTACACTTTAGAATGCGTGGTCGTCCGGAGAGAAGCGAGCTGAGCTCCGTTACGATGAACGCGATACTCATTTGGCTTCTCGTATGGAAGCTCAGCGTCATTCTGTTCGCTTGGTCAAGCGTCGTCGAGCGTCCAGCCGATGTGCTGTACTTCAACGGCGGTGAACGAGGACTATGGCTTGCCATAGTGACTGCTGTCGTGTACATCGTGATCACGCTTGAACGAAGACGCATAAGCAGACCCTATTATACAGATTCGATGCTTGTCTCCGGTTTAGGGGGGTACGCGGTATATGTAATGATAACTTTTTTTGTTGCGGATGGCGGCAGGCTCGAATCACTCATGCTGGCTTGTTTTGGCGTGGCGGCAGTGCTGCTCTGGCTGCGCTCGAAGCGCCCTGACACCGTACAAGTCGTCATGCAGCGGCTGTTAGTCGTCCTCATCGGCGGAGCAGTTGTGATTACGCTCATGAATGGTGTCCTGGCCCGGTATGGGGAAGGTGCAGGAGGGCAGAACGGAACAGCAGAAGCAGATACAGGACTTGCGGTGGGTCAGCTTGCGCCAGACTTCGAGCTTACATTGCTTACGGGCGAGAAGGTGAAGCTGTCTGATTATAGGGGGAAAGTCGTGTTCGTCAACTTCTGGGCAACCTGGTGTCCGCCATGTCGGACGGAAATGCCGTATATGGAGCAGTTTTTTACGAATAATGTAGAGAAGGATGTAGTCATTGTTGGCGTGAACGCGACGCATACCGAGGCGAGTCTGCCCGTTGTTCAAGCATGGATTGAGGAGTGGGGCGTCACGTTCCCGATTCCCTTAGATTCAACAGGCGAGGTGGGGAAGCAGTATCGGGTGCAAGCGTACCCGGCAACGTTCGTGCTGGACGAGGAAGGCCGAATTCGCGAGAAGCATCAGGGGCCGATGAATGAGCTGATGCTGAAGGAGGCTTACACCAAGGCCAAAATGAACAATATTAAAAATAAATGA
- a CDS encoding C40 family peptidase, with amino-acid sequence MKKQLLTVAVSSALAFTALLVAAPQADAATGTIVSSVNFRSAPNTSASSYGYIRTGEQVDVIAKVNDWWYKVRDDEGRVGYISTSSKYMKVSGSTSSSTSKSVTTSSATTATDSTALRNKIIEAGKAYLGTPYEYSSSRDNTRTFDCSDFVRQAFKDGAGITLPSDSRSQGDYVRSIGKTSTSWSQLKPGDLMFFMEYRGTSASLYPSDKSGQRITHVGIYLGNGQILHTYSKDSGGVRIDSIAGKSWEARFIFGGSALK; translated from the coding sequence ATGAAAAAACAACTGCTCACCGTCGCCGTCAGCTCCGCTCTTGCCTTCACCGCACTTCTCGTTGCCGCCCCACAAGCGGATGCTGCAACAGGTACCATTGTCAGCTCCGTCAACTTCCGCTCTGCTCCGAATACGAGTGCTTCGAGCTACGGCTACATTCGAACGGGCGAGCAGGTAGACGTCATCGCCAAGGTCAATGACTGGTGGTACAAGGTTCGTGACGACGAGGGACGTGTCGGCTACATCTCGACGAGCAGCAAGTATATGAAGGTATCCGGCTCTACATCATCCAGCACTTCCAAGAGTGTGACGACATCATCAGCTACCACTGCGACAGACTCGACAGCGTTGCGGAACAAAATCATTGAAGCCGGCAAAGCGTACCTCGGTACCCCTTATGAATACAGCTCGAGCCGCGACAATACACGCACGTTCGACTGCTCGGATTTCGTAAGACAAGCGTTCAAGGACGGTGCAGGCATTACACTACCTAGTGATTCGCGAAGCCAGGGCGATTACGTCAGGTCGATCGGCAAGACGTCAACGAGCTGGAGTCAGCTGAAGCCCGGCGATCTGATGTTCTTCATGGAGTATCGAGGCACGAGCGCTTCGCTCTATCCATCGGACAAGTCAGGTCAACGCATTACCCATGTCGGCATCTATCTCGGTAACGGACAAATTTTACATACATACTCGAAGGATTCCGGCGGTGTACGCATCGATTCAATCGCTGGCAAGTCTTGGGAAGCCCGATTCATCTTCGGCGGAAGCGCCCTGAAATAG
- a CDS encoding DUF420 domain-containing protein yields the protein MNLAVLPTISTTFIVISAIFVALGWRQIMKGNREKHQRMMLWGAGFALAFFLVYASRTIFVGNTSFGGPDDLKLAYHLFLFFHITLATTAGVFGIVTLLHAFNKRFAKHKKLGRWTAVIWLLTAPTGVAVYVLLYVLFPGGETKPMIDAILGT from the coding sequence ATGAATTTGGCTGTGCTGCCAACGATCAGTACGACCTTCATCGTCATTAGTGCGATATTCGTCGCACTGGGCTGGAGGCAAATTATGAAGGGTAATCGAGAGAAGCATCAGCGTATGATGCTGTGGGGAGCAGGCTTCGCGCTTGCGTTCTTCCTCGTCTATGCGAGCCGTACGATCTTCGTCGGCAATACGAGCTTCGGTGGACCTGATGACTTGAAGCTGGCGTATCACTTGTTCTTGTTCTTCCATATTACACTCGCGACGACAGCGGGAGTATTCGGTATTGTTACGCTGCTCCATGCTTTTAACAAGCGGTTTGCGAAGCATAAGAAGCTCGGACGTTGGACGGCTGTTATCTGGCTGCTTACTGCACCGACAGGCGTTGCTGTGTATGTGCTGCTCTATGTCCTGTTCCCGGGCGGCGAGACGAAGCCGATGATCGATGCGATACTCGGTACGTAA
- a CDS encoding cytochrome c oxidase assembly protein — MSATVVHTGHGAASSFAELWNPGLFLLLLLVGIIYHYAVNRWRPRFTDSEPVPVKLQIYFWLGLACWYIAEGSPLSYYGHHYYFSMHMLQQSILYLVMPPLLLMGVPGWLLRPALQGQFAKRIMKFITNPLLAMAMFNFIFSVYHIPFIMDSLMASPMLHELYKIIFLLAAFQLWFPVFAPLPEYNSISDLKKMAYIFVNGVLLTPACALIIFAKEPMYAMYAAVPAQLHLLPMLDDQQLGGVIMKIVQEIVYGYALAYIFFRWYRRERKEEEEELTADFYSEHGHMNRV, encoded by the coding sequence ATGAGTGCAACTGTTGTCCATACAGGTCATGGCGCCGCCAGCTCGTTCGCTGAGCTGTGGAATCCGGGCTTGTTCCTCTTGCTGCTTCTTGTCGGAATCATATATCATTACGCTGTGAACCGTTGGCGTCCACGCTTCACAGACAGCGAACCGGTGCCGGTTAAGCTACAGATCTACTTCTGGCTTGGACTTGCGTGCTGGTATATAGCTGAGGGTAGCCCGCTGTCCTACTACGGTCATCACTACTACTTCAGCATGCACATGCTACAGCAGTCAATCCTGTATCTCGTGATGCCACCACTCCTGCTTATGGGTGTTCCAGGGTGGCTGCTGCGTCCTGCACTGCAGGGACAATTCGCGAAGCGGATTATGAAATTCATCACGAACCCATTGCTTGCGATGGCAATGTTCAACTTCATATTCTCGGTGTATCATATACCGTTTATAATGGATTCGTTGATGGCCAGCCCGATGCTGCATGAGCTGTATAAGATTATCTTCCTGCTGGCAGCATTCCAGCTCTGGTTCCCAGTCTTTGCACCGCTTCCGGAGTATAACAGCATCTCTGATCTGAAGAAGATGGCGTATATATTCGTGAACGGCGTGCTGTTGACACCAGCGTGTGCCCTGATCATTTTTGCCAAGGAGCCGATGTATGCGATGTACGCGGCCGTTCCTGCGCAGCTCCACCTGCTACCTATGCTGGACGACCAGCAGCTGGGCGGGGTCATTATGAAGATCGTTCAAGAGATTGTATACGGCTATGCGCTCGCGTATATCTTCTTCAGATGGTATCGCAGAGAACGCAAGGAGGAAGAAGAGGAGCTAACAGCTGACTTCTACTCCGAGCATGGCCATATGAATCGTGTATAA
- a CDS encoding cytochrome C oxidase subunit IV family protein: protein MANQHQSSSNGHERHRLEGPRNHYVTYIISIVLTILAFAAVLYGGLDRTFIIYFLVGIGVVQVIFQLAYWMHMKDRGHFFPIVGLLFGTFVALTALAAAVYWVWW from the coding sequence ATGGCTAATCAACATCAATCGTCGTCCAATGGCCACGAGCGCCATCGGCTCGAAGGCCCTAGGAACCACTATGTGACGTATATCATTTCTATCGTATTAACGATTCTTGCTTTTGCTGCTGTCCTGTATGGCGGCTTGGATCGTACCTTCATCATCTATTTCCTCGTCGGAATCGGTGTGGTGCAGGTTATATTCCAGCTGGCGTATTGGATGCACATGAAGGATCGCGGACATTTCTTCCCGATTGTCGGTCTACTGTTCGGAACGTTCGTTGCGTTAACGGCATTAGCAGCGGCTGTATATTGGGTTTGGTGGTAA
- a CDS encoding cytochrome (ubi)quinol oxidase subunit III has product MSAAHHEVGGTLPPHAETATLEGKNKVLGFWLFLGGECVLFGTLFATFIALRNQVPDGPTGQHLFTMDLVAISTLILLTSSLTSVFATMALHRGQFQKLQMWMAVTVLLGLSFLGLEIYEFNHYVHEGHIFSKSAFATSFYTLVGFHGAHVAFGVLWISLLIISGFKKGLTTVTAPKYYVAGLYWHFIDVVWVFIFTVVYLLGKVGP; this is encoded by the coding sequence ATGAGTGCAGCACATCATGAAGTAGGCGGTACCCTGCCACCTCACGCGGAAACCGCGACCTTAGAAGGGAAAAATAAAGTACTTGGCTTCTGGCTGTTCCTTGGCGGCGAGTGCGTATTGTTCGGAACGCTGTTTGCAACGTTCATCGCATTGCGCAACCAGGTGCCGGATGGTCCGACAGGTCAACATCTGTTCACGATGGACCTTGTCGCGATTTCGACGCTGATCCTGCTAACGAGCTCCTTGACGAGCGTGTTCGCGACGATGGCATTGCACCGGGGTCAGTTCCAGAAGCTGCAGATGTGGATGGCAGTTACCGTTCTTCTTGGCCTTTCGTTCTTGGGTCTTGAGATTTATGAGTTTAATCACTATGTGCACGAAGGCCATATCTTCTCGAAGAGCGCCTTCGCAACATCGTTCTATACACTAGTCGGCTTCCACGGCGCGCACGTTGCGTTCGGTGTGCTCTGGATTTCATTGCTCATTATTTCCGGCTTCAAAAAAGGTCTGACGACCGTTACGGCGCCTAAATATTACGTGGCCGGCTTGTACTGGCACTTTATCGACGTCGTATGGGTGTTTATCTTCACGGTCGTGTACCTGCTTGGAAAGGTGGGACCATAA
- the ctaD gene encoding cytochrome c oxidase subunit I produces MDWLTTVDHKKIGILYLLAGGIFFLLGGLEAILIRIQLMYPDLKIFIGDTFNQLTTMHGTTMIFLAAMPVIFAFMNAIVPLQIGARDVAFPFVNALGFWLFFFGGVLLNTSWFLGGAPAAGWTAYAPLSTIIDETGAFKGVDFYVLGLQIAGLGTLIGGINFLVTIINMRAPGMTYMRMPMFTWAAFITSLLILFAFPAITVGLVQLMFDRIFAGAFFDVSKGGNPVIWEHIFWIFGHPEVYILILPAFGMISEIVATFSRKRLFGYSSMVFATALIGFLGFMVWAHHMFTTGIGPVGDAIFGVATMAIAVPTGVKIFNWLFTLWGGQIRFTVANMFATAFIPTFTMGGVTGVMLAVPAADFQYHDTYFVVAHFHYVIVGGLVLGLFAASYYWWPKMFGKLLNETLGKIHFWTFFIGFHLTFFPQHFLGLMGMPRRVFTFQPGIGLEEGNFISTIGAFLMGIGTIAFFINIVATARKPIDPHAADPWDGRTLEWAIPSPPPEYNFKQTPLVRGYDALWKEKMAGNKEMTPAEPLGSIHMPSPSILPFLMSFGLFVSAYGFMYHKYEVSIIGIAFTFICMFFRSVYDDHGFHIEPEELNDKGAKA; encoded by the coding sequence ATGGATTGGCTGACGACGGTGGACCATAAAAAAATTGGTATTCTGTACTTGCTTGCAGGCGGCATATTTTTCTTGCTGGGCGGTCTTGAAGCGATCCTGATTCGTATTCAGCTGATGTACCCTGACTTGAAGATTTTCATCGGCGATACGTTCAACCAGCTGACGACGATGCACGGTACGACGATGATCTTCCTTGCGGCGATGCCTGTTATTTTCGCCTTCATGAATGCGATTGTACCGCTGCAGATCGGGGCGCGCGACGTTGCGTTCCCGTTCGTTAACGCCTTGGGCTTCTGGTTGTTTTTCTTCGGAGGCGTCCTGCTTAACACCTCTTGGTTCCTTGGCGGCGCTCCGGCAGCAGGCTGGACCGCATACGCTCCGCTCTCTACCATTATTGATGAGACAGGCGCGTTCAAGGGCGTAGACTTCTACGTGCTCGGCTTGCAGATTGCAGGTCTTGGTACGCTGATCGGTGGTATTAACTTCCTGGTTACGATCATCAACATGCGTGCACCAGGCATGACGTACATGAGAATGCCGATGTTTACATGGGCGGCGTTCATTACTTCCTTGCTTATTTTGTTCGCATTCCCTGCTATTACGGTAGGCTTGGTTCAGCTGATGTTCGACCGTATTTTCGCTGGCGCGTTCTTCGATGTCAGCAAGGGTGGTAACCCGGTTATATGGGAGCATATCTTCTGGATTTTTGGTCACCCTGAGGTTTACATCCTGATCCTGCCGGCATTCGGTATGATCTCCGAGATCGTTGCAACGTTCTCCCGCAAGCGCTTGTTCGGCTACAGCTCGATGGTATTTGCAACAGCGCTGATCGGTTTTCTCGGCTTCATGGTATGGGCGCACCATATGTTCACAACCGGTATCGGACCTGTCGGGGATGCGATATTCGGGGTTGCGACGATGGCGATCGCTGTACCAACAGGGGTTAAGATCTTTAACTGGCTATTCACGCTGTGGGGCGGACAAATTCGCTTTACAGTTGCTAATATGTTCGCAACGGCCTTCATTCCTACATTTACGATGGGCGGCGTTACAGGCGTTATGCTTGCAGTTCCTGCAGCTGACTTCCAGTACCACGACACGTACTTCGTAGTTGCACACTTCCACTACGTCATCGTCGGCGGTCTTGTGCTTGGCTTGTTCGCCGCTTCGTACTACTGGTGGCCGAAGATGTTCGGCAAGCTGCTGAACGAAACGCTCGGTAAGATTCACTTCTGGACGTTCTTCATCGGCTTCCACCTGACGTTCTTCCCGCAGCACTTCTTGGGTCTGATGGGAATGCCGCGCCGCGTATTTACGTTCCAGCCGGGAATCGGACTTGAAGAAGGTAACTTCATCAGTACGATCGGTGCGTTCTTGATGGGTATCGGTACAATCGCGTTCTTTATCAATATCGTAGCAACAGCTCGTAAGCCAATCGATCCGCATGCAGCTGATCCGTGGGATGGCCGTACGCTGGAGTGGGCGATTCCATCACCGCCGCCAGAGTACAACTTCAAGCAGACTCCGCTTGTACGCGGCTACGATGCACTGTGGAAAGAGAAGATGGCAGGCAACAAGGAGATGACGCCGGCAGAACCGCTTGGCTCGATCCATATGCCTTCACCTTCGATCTTACCGTTCCTGATGTCGTTCGGCTTGTTCGTATCGGCATACGGCTTCATGTACCATAAGTACGAGGTCAGCATCATCGGTATCGCATTTACGTTCATTTGTATGTTCTTCCGTTCGGTCTATGACGATCACGGCTTCCATATTGAGCCGGAAGAGTTGAATGATAAGGGGGCAAAGGCATGA
- the coxB gene encoding cytochrome c oxidase subunit II, whose product MIRWQNLWRFIPLLGLILLLSGCGDDTISALKPRGPVARDQLFLMELSFIIMLLVVVVVFALYIYVLIRFRKKKGEKDIIPKQVEGSHTLEIIWTVVPVILLLILAVPTVQYTFKLLEDHRDNEDALHVKVTAHAFWWQFEYPTLGINTAQDLVIPTGKKIAFELTASDVKHSFWVPSLGGKMDTNPGLTNVYYLEADDADVFLGKCAELCGASHALMDFKVVSKEPAAFDQWVANMKKPASIPADVKAGEQIFKDNCLSCHAVNAQGLGAGPNLNGFASREKIAGILPHNDEMLKQWIKDPQSVKPGAKMPGFYEGAPNTDKALKDQEINELVKYLNSLKLPQ is encoded by the coding sequence ATGATTCGATGGCAAAATCTGTGGCGTTTCATCCCTCTTCTCGGGTTGATATTGCTTCTATCGGGGTGTGGGGACGATACGATATCCGCCTTAAAGCCTAGGGGGCCAGTGGCCAGGGATCAGCTGTTTTTGATGGAGCTCAGCTTCATCATCATGCTCTTGGTCGTAGTAGTCGTATTCGCTCTGTACATCTATGTATTGATTCGTTTCCGCAAGAAGAAGGGCGAGAAGGACATCATTCCGAAGCAAGTGGAAGGAAGTCATACGCTTGAGATTATTTGGACGGTCGTTCCTGTAATTCTGCTCTTGATCTTGGCCGTACCGACGGTGCAATATACGTTCAAGCTGCTGGAGGATCACAGAGATAACGAGGACGCGCTTCACGTGAAGGTCACAGCGCACGCGTTCTGGTGGCAGTTTGAGTATCCGACGCTTGGAATTAATACGGCGCAAGACCTCGTCATTCCGACGGGTAAGAAGATTGCGTTCGAGCTTACAGCCTCTGACGTGAAGCACTCCTTCTGGGTACCTTCGCTAGGCGGTAAGATGGACACGAACCCAGGACTTACGAATGTGTACTACCTGGAAGCTGACGACGCTGACGTGTTCCTCGGTAAGTGTGCGGAGCTTTGCGGAGCCTCACACGCCTTGATGGACTTCAAGGTTGTTTCGAAGGAGCCTGCGGCATTTGACCAGTGGGTTGCGAACATGAAGAAGCCTGCTTCCATCCCTGCGGATGTGAAGGCTGGCGAGCAGATTTTCAAGGACAACTGTCTCTCCTGTCATGCGGTGAACGCACAAGGCTTGGGCGCTGGTCCGAACCTGAACGGCTTTGCTTCCCGCGAGAAGATAGCTGGTATTTTGCCTCATAACGATGAGATGTTGAAGCAATGGATTAAGGACCCGCAATCGGTGAAGCCTGGCGCGAAGATGCCTGGATTCTACGAGGGCGCACCGAATACGGATAAGGCACTGAAGGATCAAGAGATCAACGAGCTTGTGAAATATTTGAACTCGCTGAAGCTGCCTCAGTAA